The Daucus carota subsp. sativus chromosome 2, DH1 v3.0, whole genome shotgun sequence genome includes a window with the following:
- the LOC135150167 gene encoding uncharacterized mitochondrial protein AtMg00860-like, with protein MEFVVKSQVAKCKKCEFWLDQVAFLGHIVLADGIKVDPGKVEAITNWLKPSTVTEVRSFLGLAAYYRRFVGGFSTIAMSLTQLTRKSNKFKWTDECEASFQELKKRLVKSQV; from the exons ATGGAGTTCGTAGTAAAG agccaggttgcaaAGTGTAAGAAGTGTGAATTTTGGCTCGATCAGGTTGCCTTTTTGGGACATATCGTATTAGCAGATGGAATCAAGGTGGACCCTGGAAAGGTCGAGGCTATTACCAACTGGCTGAAACCTAGCACTGTGACGGAGGTGAGGAGTTTTCTAGGACTTGCTGCCTATTATCGACGATTTGTTGGGGGTTTCTCGACCATTGCTATGTCATTGACGCAGTTGACTCGGAAAAGCAACAAATTCAAATGGACTGATGAATGTGAGGCTAGTTTTCAGGAATTGAAGAAGAGACTTGTGAAATCTCAAGTTTGA